A window from Mycobacterium botniense encodes these proteins:
- a CDS encoding NADH-quinone oxidoreductase subunit G, with translation MVTLSIDGVEVSVPKGTLVIRAAELAGIEIPRFCDHPLLDPVGACRQCLVEIEGQRKPMASCTTVATEDMVVRTQLTSEAADKAQQGVMELLLINHPLDCPMCDKGGECPLQNQAMSAGRPDSRFTDVKRTFAKPISISSQVLLDRERCILCARCTRFSQQIAGDPFIEMLERGALQQVGIYTREPFESYFSGNTVQICPVGALTGMAYRFRARPYDLVSTPSVCEHCASGCAQRTDHRRGVVLRRLAGDDPEVNEEWNCDKGRWAFTYAAQPDRITTPLLRDGGSLVPASWPQALEAAAEGLRAARGRTGVLIGGRLTVEDAYAYAKFARIALHTNDIDFRARPHSREEVEFLAARVAGRPMAVTYSDLETAPVVLLVGFEPEDESPIVFLRLRKAVRKHGLRVYAVAAFASRGLQKMSGRLIKTVPGAEAAVLDGLAMGEVGDLLSLPGAVIMAGERLASAPGALSAAARLADTTGARLVWVPRRAGERGALEAGALPVLLPGGRPLTDPTARSQVCTAWHISDVPATPGRDTDGILAAATDGTLGALLIGGVEPADLADPHAALAALDAAGFVVSLELRHSAVTERADVVFPVAAVAEKPGSFVNWEGRYRSFGAALPESMTPDLRVLDALAEEMGVDLALPSADAARAELSRLGCWDGPRPTDPDVRAAQPPRPGPGEAVLAGWRTLLDCGRLQDGEPHLAGTARTPVVRLSADTAAEIGAAENDPVTVSTSRGSITLPLTVTDMPNRVAWLPLNSPGSAVHESLGVTTGGVVRLGAGS, from the coding sequence ATGGTGACGCTGTCGATCGACGGCGTCGAGGTGAGTGTTCCCAAGGGCACGTTGGTGATTCGCGCTGCCGAGTTGGCGGGAATCGAGATTCCGCGGTTTTGCGACCACCCGCTGCTGGACCCGGTGGGAGCCTGCCGGCAGTGCCTGGTCGAGATCGAGGGCCAGCGCAAACCAATGGCGTCGTGCACCACCGTCGCGACTGAGGACATGGTGGTGCGCACCCAGCTCACCTCCGAGGCCGCCGACAAAGCCCAGCAGGGGGTGATGGAGCTCCTGCTGATCAACCATCCGCTGGACTGCCCGATGTGCGACAAGGGCGGTGAGTGCCCGCTGCAGAACCAGGCGATGTCGGCCGGCCGCCCCGATTCCCGGTTCACCGACGTCAAACGCACGTTCGCCAAACCGATCAGTATCTCCTCGCAGGTGCTGCTGGACCGCGAGCGCTGCATCTTGTGCGCTCGCTGCACCCGGTTCTCGCAGCAGATCGCCGGCGACCCGTTCATCGAAATGCTGGAACGCGGTGCGCTGCAGCAGGTTGGCATCTACACACGCGAACCGTTCGAATCCTATTTTTCGGGCAACACCGTGCAGATCTGCCCGGTGGGTGCGTTGACCGGGATGGCCTACCGATTCCGGGCCCGCCCGTATGACCTGGTGTCGACCCCGAGTGTGTGTGAGCACTGCGCCTCCGGATGCGCGCAGCGCACCGATCACCGTCGCGGCGTGGTGTTGCGTCGGCTGGCCGGTGACGACCCGGAGGTCAACGAGGAGTGGAACTGCGATAAAGGCCGGTGGGCGTTCACCTACGCCGCCCAGCCCGACCGGATCACCACTCCCCTGCTCCGCGACGGTGGTTCGCTGGTGCCGGCGTCGTGGCCGCAGGCGCTGGAGGCCGCGGCCGAGGGGCTGAGGGCGGCCCGCGGGCGCACCGGCGTGCTGATCGGTGGCCGGCTGACCGTGGAGGACGCTTACGCCTACGCGAAGTTCGCGCGGATCGCGCTGCACACCAACGACATCGACTTTCGCGCCCGCCCGCATTCACGCGAGGAGGTCGAGTTCTTGGCGGCTCGTGTCGCGGGGCGGCCGATGGCGGTGACCTATTCCGACCTGGAAACCGCCCCGGTGGTGCTGCTGGTCGGATTCGAGCCCGAAGACGAGTCACCGATCGTGTTTTTGCGGCTGCGTAAGGCGGTGCGAAAACATGGGCTCCGGGTCTATGCCGTCGCCGCGTTCGCCAGCAGGGGGCTGCAGAAGATGTCGGGCCGGCTGATCAAAACCGTTCCCGGCGCCGAGGCGGCGGTGCTGGATGGGCTCGCGATGGGCGAGGTGGGAGATCTGCTGAGCCTGCCCGGCGCGGTCATCATGGCGGGAGAACGGCTCGCCAGCGCACCTGGCGCATTGTCCGCGGCGGCCCGGCTGGCCGACACCACCGGAGCCAGGCTGGTGTGGGTGCCGCGGCGCGCCGGGGAACGCGGCGCGCTGGAGGCAGGGGCGCTGCCGGTGCTGTTGCCCGGCGGGCGCCCGCTGACCGACCCCACCGCGCGTTCCCAGGTGTGCACGGCGTGGCATATCAGCGACGTGCCTGCTACCCCGGGGCGGGACACCGACGGGATACTCGCCGCGGCCACCGACGGGACGCTGGGTGCGCTGCTGATCGGCGGTGTCGAGCCCGCCGACTTGGCTGATCCGCACGCCGCGCTGGCCGCACTGGACGCCGCTGGTTTCGTGGTCAGCCTGGAGCTGCGGCACAGCGCCGTCACCGAACGCGCCGATGTCGTCTTCCCGGTCGCCGCGGTGGCCGAGAAGCCTGGCAGTTTCGTCAACTGGGAAGGCCGGTATCGCAGTTTCGGTGCCGCGCTGCCGGAGAGCATGACGCCCGACCTGCGGGTGCTGGACGCACTGGCCGAAGAGATGGGCGTCGATTTGGCGCTTCCCAGCGCCGACGCCGCCCGCGCCGAGCTCAGCCGGCTGGGCTGCTGGGACGGACCGCGTCCCACCGACCCCGACGTCCGGGCCGCCCAGCCGCCGCGGCCCGGTCCGGGCGAGGCTGTGCTGGCAGGGTGGCGGACGCTGCTGGACTGTGGTCGCCTGCAGGACGGTGAACCGCACCTGGCCGGTACCGCCCGCACACCGGTGGTGCGGCTGTCGGCCGACACCGCGGCCGAGATCGGCGCCGCCGAGAACGACCCGGTGACCGTCAGCACGAGCCGCGGCTCGATCACCCTGCCGCTGACCGTCACCGATATGCCCAACCGGGTGGCCTGGCTGCCGCTGAACTCACCGGGTTCGGCGGTACACGAATCGCTCGGCGTCACAACCGGCGGGGTGGTGCGACTGGGAGCGGGCTCATGA
- the nuoH gene encoding NADH-quinone oxidoreductase subunit NuoH has product MSGFGHDTWWLVAGKAIAVFGFLVLTVLAAILLERKLLGRMQMRYGPNRVGPHGLLQSLADGIKLALKEGIVPAGVERPVYLLAPIISTIPAITAFAFIPFGPQVSVLGHRTPLQMTDLPVAVLFILALSSIGVYGIVLAGWSSGSTYPLLGGVRSTAQVISYEVAMGLSFATVFLYAGTMSTSAIVSAQHGVWYVFLLLPSFLVYLISMVGETNRAPFDLPEAEGELVAGFHTEYSSLEFAMFYLAEYINMTTVSALAATLFFGGWHAPWPVNMWAGANSGWWPLLWFTAKVWGFLFVYFWLRATLPRLRYDQFMALGWKILIPVSLMWTMIAAVIRTARDQGYAHWTAALAVSSLAVAAVLLLSLRMPYGALSTRRLERELREWARRNAVAGAGFPTPPLPGEGLPRPQPATVTKEDADG; this is encoded by the coding sequence ATGAGCGGTTTCGGGCACGACACCTGGTGGCTGGTCGCGGGCAAGGCGATCGCCGTCTTCGGGTTCCTGGTGCTCACCGTGCTGGCCGCGATCCTGCTCGAACGTAAGCTGCTGGGCCGCATGCAGATGCGGTACGGCCCCAACCGGGTTGGGCCGCACGGACTGTTGCAGAGCCTGGCTGACGGTATCAAGCTGGCGCTCAAGGAGGGCATCGTGCCGGCCGGCGTCGAGCGCCCGGTGTACCTGCTGGCGCCGATTATCTCGACCATTCCGGCCATCACCGCGTTTGCGTTTATCCCGTTCGGTCCCCAGGTCTCGGTTTTGGGTCACCGCACACCGTTGCAGATGACCGATCTGCCGGTGGCGGTGCTGTTCATCCTGGCGCTGTCATCGATCGGGGTGTATGGGATCGTGCTCGCCGGGTGGTCGTCGGGGTCCACCTATCCGCTGCTGGGTGGGGTCCGCTCCACCGCCCAGGTGATCTCCTATGAAGTCGCGATGGGGCTGTCGTTCGCCACGGTATTCCTGTATGCGGGCACCATGTCCACCTCGGCGATTGTGTCCGCCCAACACGGCGTGTGGTATGTGTTTTTGCTGCTGCCCTCGTTTCTGGTTTATCTCATCTCCATGGTGGGTGAAACCAACCGCGCCCCTTTCGATCTGCCCGAAGCCGAGGGCGAGCTGGTGGCCGGTTTTCACACCGAGTACTCGTCGCTGGAGTTCGCGATGTTTTATCTGGCCGAGTACATCAACATGACCACGGTGTCGGCGCTGGCGGCGACCCTGTTCTTCGGCGGCTGGCACGCGCCGTGGCCGGTGAACATGTGGGCCGGCGCCAACAGCGGCTGGTGGCCACTGCTGTGGTTCACCGCCAAGGTGTGGGGCTTTTTGTTCGTCTACTTCTGGCTGCGGGCCACCCTGCCGCGGCTGCGCTACGACCAGTTCATGGCGCTGGGGTGGAAGATCCTCATCCCGGTGTCGCTGATGTGGACGATGATCGCGGCGGTCATCCGCACCGCACGCGATCAGGGTTATGCGCATTGGACGGCCGCCCTGGCGGTCAGCAGCCTCGCCGTCGCCGCCGTGCTGCTGCTGAGTTTGCGAATGCCTTACGGCGCCTTGAGTACTCGCCGCCTCGAGCGGGAGCTGCGCGAGTGGGCACGCCGAAACGCCGTCGCCGGCGCTGGATTCCCCACACCGCCGCTGCCCGGGGAGGGCCTGCCGCGGCCACAACCGGCCACGGTGACCAAGGAGGACGCAGATGGCTAA
- the nuoI gene encoding NADH-quinone oxidoreductase subunit NuoI: MAKFLDAIAGFGVTLSAMFKRPVTEQYPEKPGRVAPRYHGRHQLNRYPDGLEKCIGCELCAWACPADAIYVEGADNTDEERYSPGERYGRVYQINYLRCIGCGLCVEACPTRALTMTNDYEMADDNRADLIYEKDRLLAPLEPGMTPPPHPRAPGATDRDYYLGNVTAAGLRGTQTAGTR, encoded by the coding sequence ATGGCTAAATTCCTCGACGCCATCGCCGGATTCGGTGTCACGTTATCGGCGATGTTCAAACGCCCGGTCACCGAACAGTATCCGGAGAAGCCGGGCCGGGTGGCGCCGCGCTATCACGGCCGCCATCAGCTCAACCGCTATCCCGACGGCTTGGAGAAATGCATCGGCTGCGAGTTGTGCGCGTGGGCCTGCCCGGCCGACGCGATCTACGTCGAAGGCGCTGACAACACCGACGAGGAGCGGTATTCGCCGGGGGAACGCTACGGCCGGGTGTATCAGATCAACTATCTGCGCTGCATCGGTTGCGGTTTGTGCGTCGAAGCCTGCCCGACCCGGGCCCTGACCATGACCAACGACTACGAAATGGCCGACGACAACCGCGCTGATCTGATCTATGAAAAAGACCGGTTGCTGGCACCCCTGGAACCCGGGATGACCCCGCCGCCGCATCCGCGGGCCCCGGGCGCCACCGATCGCGACTACTACCTGGGCAATGTGACCGCAGCGGGGCTGCGCGGCACACAGACGGCAGGCACCCGATGA
- a CDS encoding NADH-quinone oxidoreductase subunit J has product MTAQLAADTLSRTSSGEAIAFWVLGALAVIGALGVVAAANAVYSAMFLAMTMIILAVFYLVQDALFLGVVQVVVYTGAVMMLFLFVLMLIGVDSAESLVETLRGQRVAAVAAGVAFGVLLIAVIGSTTTTFSGLSKANAGGNVTGLAVLIFSRYLWAFELTSALLITAAIGAMVLAHKERFERRKTQRELSVERFRPGSYPTPLPSPGVYARHNAVDMAARLPDGSYSPLSVPRVLQRHGSGGAVNGASSEDGAS; this is encoded by the coding sequence CTGACCGCCCAACTGGCCGCGGACACGCTGAGCCGAACGTCCAGCGGTGAGGCGATCGCGTTTTGGGTCCTGGGTGCACTCGCGGTGATCGGCGCGCTGGGGGTGGTGGCCGCCGCCAACGCCGTGTACTCGGCGATGTTTCTGGCGATGACGATGATCATCCTGGCGGTGTTCTACCTGGTCCAGGATGCGCTGTTTTTGGGCGTGGTGCAGGTCGTGGTCTACACCGGCGCGGTGATGATGCTGTTTTTGTTCGTGTTGATGCTGATCGGTGTGGATTCGGCGGAGTCCCTGGTGGAGACGCTGCGCGGGCAGCGGGTGGCCGCGGTCGCGGCCGGTGTCGCGTTCGGGGTGCTGCTGATCGCGGTCATCGGCTCGACCACCACCACGTTCAGCGGGCTGAGCAAAGCCAACGCCGGCGGCAACGTCACCGGTTTGGCGGTGCTGATCTTCTCCCGCTACCTGTGGGCGTTCGAGCTGACCAGTGCCCTGTTGATCACCGCGGCCATCGGGGCGATGGTGCTGGCGCACAAGGAGCGTTTCGAACGCCGCAAAACACAGCGGGAGCTGTCGGTCGAACGTTTCCGGCCCGGCTCGTACCCCACCCCGCTGCCCAGCCCCGGTGTCTACGCCCGCCATAATGCGGTCGACATGGCCGCGCGGCTGCCCGACGGCTCCTACTCACCGTTGTCGGTTCCGCGGGTACTGCAGCGTCACGGCAGCGGCGGTGCGGTCAACGGCGCAAGCAGTGAGGACGGCGCGTCATGA
- the nuoK gene encoding NADH-quinone oxidoreductase subunit NuoK — translation MNPANYLYLSALLFTIGAAGVLLRRNAIVMFMCIELMLNAVNLAFVTFARMHGNLDGQMIAFFTMVVAACEVVVGLAIIMAIFRTRKSASVDDANLLKG, via the coding sequence ATGAATCCCGCGAACTACCTGTATTTGTCGGCGCTGTTGTTCACCATCGGCGCGGCCGGTGTGTTGTTGCGGCGCAACGCGATCGTGATGTTCATGTGCATCGAGCTGATGCTCAACGCGGTCAACCTGGCGTTCGTCACGTTCGCCCGGATGCACGGCAACCTGGACGGACAGATGATCGCGTTCTTCACGATGGTGGTAGCTGCTTGTGAGGTCGTCGTCGGTTTGGCGATCATCATGGCGATTTTCCGCACCCGCAAATCGGCGTCGGTGGACGACGCGAATCTCCTGAAAGGCTAG